A genomic region of Mesorhizobium sp. NZP2077 contains the following coding sequences:
- a CDS encoding DUF1344 domain-containing protein: MKKLVIVATTVLATAMSTAAFARTVTSTIVSVDAKGDAITLADGKTLKLPEGIEVETLKAGQKVVVTYSTKSGKSLVSSIQPAK; encoded by the coding sequence ATGAAGAAACTCGTCATCGTCGCCACAACCGTGCTGGCGACCGCGATGTCGACCGCGGCCTTTGCCAGGACGGTCACCAGCACCATCGTCAGTGTCGATGCCAAGGGCGACGCCATTACGCTGGCCGATGGCAAGACGCTGAAGCTGCCGGAAGGCATCGAGGTCGAGACGCTGAAGGCCGGCCAGAAGGTCGTCGTCACCTATTCGACTAAGTCAGGCAAATCGCTGGTGTCGAGCATCCAGCCCGCCAAATAG
- a CDS encoding glycosyltransferase yields the protein MNHAASQHGAVALATDSAFPVAARHGGPELTLVVPTLNERANIGLLVARLRQSLARIDWEVVFVDDDSKDGTILAVRDIAAGDHRVRGIRRIARRGLAGACLEGILSSSAPIVAVMDGDLQHDETCLSAMFAILRRGEADLVIASRYQGDGSALGGFSRLRSSISRLATRLARLLLRTPVDDPMSGFFMLRREIVDAVAPRLSRQGFKILLDIVASSPATIRIKEIPYVFGPRLHGQSKLDSLVALEYAGLLVAKMSGDLISTRFLAFGLVGSAGVAVHLGVLHALLPHGLSFAVAQTVAMFTAMAFNYTLNNSFTYRDQRRRGWRFLTGLLMFAALCSFGVVAGVGVSTLLYSSHSRWWVAGLAGAVVGSAWNYITNSAITWRRQ from the coding sequence ATGAACCACGCGGCCTCCCAGCATGGCGCCGTGGCGCTTGCAACGGACAGCGCATTTCCCGTCGCGGCCCGGCATGGCGGCCCGGAATTGACGCTCGTGGTTCCGACACTGAACGAGCGCGCCAATATCGGCCTGCTGGTGGCGCGGCTGCGGCAATCGCTGGCACGCATCGACTGGGAAGTGGTCTTTGTCGACGACGATTCGAAGGATGGCACGATCCTGGCGGTTCGTGACATTGCGGCAGGCGATCATCGCGTTCGCGGCATCCGGCGTATTGCCAGGCGCGGTCTTGCCGGTGCCTGCCTCGAGGGCATCCTGTCGAGCTCGGCACCAATCGTCGCCGTGATGGACGGAGACCTGCAGCATGACGAAACCTGTCTGTCCGCCATGTTCGCGATCCTGCGGCGTGGCGAAGCCGATCTGGTGATTGCCAGCCGTTACCAGGGCGATGGCAGTGCCCTTGGCGGATTTAGCAGGCTGCGGTCGAGCATTAGCCGGCTGGCGACGCGTCTTGCGCGCCTGCTTCTGAGAACGCCGGTCGATGATCCGATGAGCGGGTTCTTCATGTTGCGCAGGGAAATCGTTGACGCGGTGGCCCCGCGACTGTCGCGGCAAGGGTTCAAGATCCTGCTCGACATTGTCGCGTCTTCGCCAGCCACCATCAGGATCAAGGAAATTCCCTACGTGTTTGGCCCGCGCCTGCACGGACAGAGCAAGCTCGACTCCCTGGTCGCGCTTGAATATGCCGGTCTGCTGGTCGCGAAAATGTCGGGAGACCTGATTTCGACGCGCTTCCTTGCCTTTGGCCTGGTCGGATCCGCCGGCGTTGCCGTCCATCTCGGGGTCCTGCATGCGTTGCTGCCGCACGGACTGTCCTTTGCCGTCGCCCAGACAGTCGCCATGTTCACCGCGATGGCCTTCAACTACACGCTGAACAACAGCTTCACCTATCGCGACCAGCGCCGTCGCGGCTGGCGATTCTTGACCGGCTTGCTGATGTTCGCGGCGCTGTGCAGCTTTGGCGTCGTGGCAGGTGTCGGCGTGTCGACGCTTCTCTATAGCAGCCACTCACGCTGGTGGGTCGCCGGCCTTGCCGGCGCTGTCGTCGGCTCTGCGTGGAACTACATCACCAATTCCGCCATCACCTGGCGCCGCCAATAG
- a CDS encoding phosphatase PAP2 family protein, with the protein MLKLDAALTAWTNTWAGHAPMLDTVMIGISTAGVPLLVLAVVSQWWLSRADPAIRHVLIAAGTSFLLGLGINQLILLFVQRARPYEADVTHLIIDRTVDFSFPSDHATASFAIAAAFVVHGLSRRGFGFLAAALLIGLSRVYLGTHYVSDVLGGAMTGFLAAALVRLAYRENTRLDRLITRIF; encoded by the coding sequence ATGCTCAAACTCGACGCCGCGCTGACTGCCTGGACCAACACATGGGCCGGACACGCTCCGATGCTCGATACCGTGATGATTGGCATATCGACGGCAGGCGTGCCTCTGCTCGTGCTGGCCGTGGTGTCGCAGTGGTGGCTGTCGCGCGCCGATCCGGCCATCCGTCATGTCTTGATAGCGGCCGGCACGTCGTTTCTTCTGGGGCTTGGCATCAACCAGCTGATCTTGCTGTTCGTGCAAAGGGCCCGCCCCTACGAAGCAGATGTCACGCATCTGATCATCGATAGAACCGTCGACTTCTCGTTCCCCTCAGACCACGCGACGGCAAGCTTCGCCATCGCGGCGGCCTTTGTCGTCCACGGGCTCTCGCGGCGTGGGTTTGGCTTCCTTGCGGCCGCGCTGCTGATTGGATTGTCGCGTGTCTATCTCGGGACCCACTATGTCAGCGATGTTCTGGGCGGCGCCATGACCGGCTTTCTGGCCGCAGCGCTGGTGCGCCTTGCGTATCGGGAAAACACCCGGCTCGATCGCCTGATTACCCGAATATTTTGA
- a CDS encoding winged helix-turn-helix domain-containing protein has protein sequence MRLLLVEDDHRTADYIVKGLTEAGHVCDLLRNGHDALFAATRDNYDVIIADRMLPGLDGLSMVKAVRAAGVRTPAIFLTSIGGIDDRVEGLEAGGDDYLVKPFAFSELLARIHALGRRPAAQEQKTVLRVGDLEMDLIMRRVTREGQPIDLQPREFSLLEVLMRGEGRVITRTMLLERVWDFHFDPKTSVVETHISRLRAKIDKPFETQLIHTIRNTGYSLHTPLAP, from the coding sequence ATGCGACTTCTTCTTGTCGAGGACGACCACAGGACGGCGGACTATATCGTCAAGGGGCTGACCGAGGCCGGTCATGTCTGCGACCTCTTGCGCAACGGCCATGACGCGCTTTTCGCGGCGACCCGGGACAATTACGACGTGATCATCGCCGACCGCATGCTCCCGGGTCTCGACGGCCTGTCAATGGTCAAGGCGGTCCGAGCCGCGGGTGTGCGCACGCCGGCGATCTTCCTCACCTCCATCGGCGGCATCGACGACCGCGTCGAGGGGCTGGAGGCCGGCGGCGACGACTATCTGGTCAAGCCCTTCGCCTTTTCCGAGCTGCTTGCCCGCATCCATGCGCTCGGCCGCCGGCCGGCGGCGCAGGAGCAGAAGACGGTTCTGCGGGTCGGCGACCTCGAAATGGACCTCATCATGCGGCGCGTCACGCGGGAGGGCCAGCCGATCGACCTGCAGCCACGCGAATTCAGCCTACTCGAGGTGCTGATGCGGGGCGAAGGCCGCGTCATCACCCGCACCATGCTTCTGGAGCGCGTCTGGGACTTTCATTTCGATCCCAAGACCAGTGTCGTCGAGACCCATATCAGCCGGCTGCGGGCCAAGATCGACAAGCCGTTCGAGACCCAGCTCATCCACACCATCCGCAACACCGGCTACAGCCTGCACACTCCGCTCGCACCATGA
- a CDS encoding ATP-binding protein has product MTGTWSRLLRSTPFRLALTFGFLFMLAFVLSGAIVYQMMSADLAERLDDTIKETYAVVAATYTDNDLEDLVATIESHAKLSPKKEQLFSLTGPTGNHLAGNFTAAGLPDGFSAFDAILPGVPPDTEYRAFSGSVGGNNLTVAFSLSETEELETVAMMSFGWATLIITGLAVTGGALLASRVQRRLDGIAATMVDVSHGRLDARIPLTGKGDDIDIVSSQVNAALDRLSALVEGMKQVSADIAHDLKTPLNRLQMILEGAADKAGQHQDVSGDLADARAEGHQINETFDALLRIAQIEAGARKARFTDVDLGLILQTIAEIYADVAEDDGKSLSSLPQHATADRIHGDRELLTQMFANLVENALRHCPPGATIKLSLERQGDRVLAGVADNGPGIPADEREKVFQRLYRLDHSRSTPGNGLGLSLVRAIADLHGATIALEDSGPGLAVMVSFPIATE; this is encoded by the coding sequence ATGACCGGAACCTGGTCCCGCCTGCTGCGCAGCACGCCGTTCCGGCTCGCGCTGACATTCGGCTTTCTGTTCATGCTGGCCTTCGTGCTGTCGGGCGCCATCGTCTACCAGATGATGAGCGCCGATCTTGCCGAGCGCCTAGACGACACCATCAAGGAAACCTACGCCGTTGTCGCCGCCACCTATACCGATAACGACCTGGAAGACCTTGTCGCCACGATCGAAAGCCACGCCAAGCTCAGCCCGAAGAAAGAACAGCTGTTTTCGCTGACCGGCCCCACCGGAAACCACCTGGCCGGTAACTTCACCGCGGCCGGGCTTCCCGACGGGTTCTCGGCATTCGACGCCATATTGCCCGGCGTCCCTCCGGATACGGAGTATCGCGCCTTTTCCGGTTCGGTCGGCGGCAACAATCTGACCGTCGCCTTCAGCCTGTCCGAGACGGAGGAACTGGAAACGGTGGCGATGATGAGCTTCGGCTGGGCAACGCTGATCATCACCGGGCTGGCTGTCACCGGCGGCGCGCTGCTCGCCTCGCGCGTCCAGCGCCGCCTCGATGGCATCGCCGCCACCATGGTCGATGTGTCACATGGCAGGCTCGATGCCCGCATTCCGCTAACCGGCAAGGGCGACGACATCGACATCGTCTCCAGCCAGGTCAACGCGGCGCTCGACCGCCTGTCGGCTCTGGTCGAAGGCATGAAACAGGTCAGCGCCGACATCGCGCATGATTTGAAGACACCACTCAACCGGCTGCAGATGATCCTGGAGGGTGCGGCCGACAAAGCCGGGCAGCATCAGGACGTTTCCGGCGACCTGGCCGATGCGCGCGCCGAGGGCCATCAGATCAACGAGACCTTTGACGCGCTGCTGCGCATTGCGCAAATCGAGGCCGGCGCGCGCAAGGCGCGCTTCACCGATGTCGATCTGGGCCTGATCCTGCAAACCATCGCCGAGATCTACGCCGACGTGGCCGAGGATGACGGCAAGTCGCTGTCATCGCTGCCGCAGCACGCAACGGCGGACCGGATCCACGGAGATCGCGAACTCTTGACGCAGATGTTCGCCAATCTGGTCGAAAACGCGCTGCGCCATTGCCCACCCGGCGCGACGATCAAACTGTCGCTGGAGCGCCAGGGCGATCGTGTCCTTGCCGGCGTCGCCGACAATGGACCGGGCATTCCAGCCGACGAACGCGAAAAAGTGTTTCAGCGACTCTACCGGCTGGACCACAGCCGCTCGACGCCGGGCAACGGCCTCGGGCTGAGCCTGGTCAGGGCCATCGCCGATCTGCACGGCGCAACCATTGCCCTTGAGGACTCCGGGCCCGGCCTCGCCGTGATGGTGAGCTTTCCCATAGCGACGGAGTAG